The following are from one region of the Phormidium sp. PBR-2020 genome:
- a CDS encoding GNAT family N-acetyltransferase, protein MNFFGTARSQPNSGSRGRSTPPFRPRCLASDIAVRQAKSEDLRTLAEILAASFHETQGWRTWFLPLIRLGIYEDLRHRLRASHHPHTCLVASLGDLPGTEVPWLASGDHLLGTVELSLKSSPPTAWRVSGLSYPYISNLAVRPQARRCGVARQLLMACEQTALEWGFREVYLHVLDNNLPARALYTQLGYRLRRVELTWGTTWFGKPRQLFLSKSLIHP, encoded by the coding sequence GTGAACTTTTTTGGCACTGCACGCTCCCAACCCAACTCAGGTTCGCGAGGACGGTCAACTCCTCCCTTTAGACCTCGTTGTCTGGCCTCTGATATTGCCGTACGGCAGGCTAAATCGGAAGATTTGCGAACCCTAGCGGAGATTTTAGCGGCCAGTTTTCATGAAACTCAAGGCTGGCGCACCTGGTTCCTGCCCCTGATTCGCTTGGGGATTTATGAAGATTTACGTCATCGCCTGCGGGCAAGTCATCATCCGCACACCTGTCTCGTGGCCAGCCTGGGCGATCTCCCAGGGACGGAGGTCCCCTGGCTCGCGAGTGGGGATCACCTTTTGGGAACTGTTGAGCTAAGTTTGAAGTCTAGTCCTCCAACAGCATGGCGTGTAAGTGGACTCAGTTATCCCTACATCTCCAATCTGGCAGTTCGTCCCCAGGCCCGGCGTTGCGGCGTAGCACGGCAGCTTTTGATGGCTTGTGAACAAACGGCCCTAGAGTGGGGCTTCCGAGAAGTTTATCTCCATGTTCTAGATAACAATCTGCCGGCTCGCGCTCTCTACACTCAGTTAGGCTACCGCTTACGACGGGTGGAGTTGACCTGGGGCACGACCTGGTTTGGCAAACCTCGACAACTGTTTTTGTCTAAATCCCTGATTCATCCTTGA
- a CDS encoding response regulator, translated as MIDRPRCPAKILVVDDEPDNLDLLDRVLSPTYEVLRASSGQEALQILSQEQDIAVIVSDQRMPKMTGTEFLSLTAMQYPDMIRILVTAYTDVDDLVEAINSGKVFKYVTKPWHVDELRAVVRQAVDTHNVLRTRTEQLCRTLRQESLLNAVTNTIRSRTNYRQILQTIVETMGQMFEASCCILRTCDDPGLSLDAAPVARSQWFGYAGATLPAHLKQRNGDGDRKTNLDPRLAQTLWETDQIVVMNDVTQDERLLSRERVYEAYEYADIRSSVIVPLSAPLYRPPAQLDGVMEPGTGGPGEFALVAVLALHQCSRVRVWQDDEVQLVVMVAEQAALTLAQSKTLEMMQTLAQREALINTITTAIRSSLNPQDIFAAITEQLGYALKVDGCALSLWTQEDEFVECVGLYERRQEEGREGFLPQSLVPIEGNLVLQHLLETQEPVVIPDMRAQPTWNQNYQPFHHPARALLVVPLLCDGQIIGSISLRQNDRPRAWHGQDIALAQAVAAQAAIAVQQARLYQKTRQQAERLLILDRQKTEFFQNVSHEFRTPLTLMMGPLEAAVSQGQDLPLERAEIALRNCRRLLRLVNQLLDLQRLDERRMQPKFAPCDVGGVVGQILQAFRPYCDRKQIRLGQELSRNVRVYLDLDLFEKVLYNLLSNAMKFTPAGGEIRVQVKVQGDRILVTVQDTGIGIGGDRIPQLFDRFYQAEGAVDRAYEGSGLGLALVKELVELHGGRVWVESQLGVGSCFRVELRQGTAHLPEACLLESGTTLEGHRISVELADLETEVAASSTLTPNLTGTSTTPKDSPIDSETPPQTTQVDSLGHKVTVLFVEDNGDLRVYVAGVLQDAGYGVLLASNGEEGILMARSHHPDAIVTDLMMPKVSGLDLIAAIRQDPELQGTPIVLLTAKANEETRLESVEQGADAYLSKPFNDRELLAQVRNLLALKAQERQIKDLNRYLTQSVLTRFLPPALVEKARLGELQLNLAPEPRLVTIVFTDIVGFTQMANQLRSRRVAQILNQYLSSMSQVIFQAGGTVDKFVGDAVMAIFGAPEEMKPEVQVQQAILAARQMYERLDALNAQWMEEGLTPVQFRCGIHQGTAVVGMFGSEERSDYTAIGPSVNIAARLQEVAQPGRILVSAAVADYLQESEITKFRPLHLKGIDETVLAFSLNPLDNE; from the coding sequence ATGATAGATCGCCCCCGTTGCCCGGCTAAAATTCTGGTCGTGGATGATGAACCCGACAACCTTGATCTACTCGATCGCGTTCTGTCCCCGACGTATGAGGTCCTCAGAGCATCGAGTGGGCAAGAGGCGCTGCAAATTCTGTCCCAAGAACAGGATATCGCGGTCATCGTCTCAGATCAGCGAATGCCCAAGATGACGGGGACGGAGTTCCTGAGTCTGACAGCGATGCAATATCCCGACATGATCCGCATTTTGGTGACCGCCTACACCGATGTGGATGATTTGGTCGAAGCCATCAACAGTGGCAAGGTATTCAAGTATGTCACCAAACCTTGGCATGTGGATGAGTTGCGGGCCGTGGTTCGCCAGGCGGTGGATACTCATAATGTCTTACGAACGCGCACGGAACAACTCTGTCGCACCCTACGGCAAGAGTCGTTATTGAATGCCGTCACCAACACGATTCGCTCGCGCACCAACTATCGACAAATTCTGCAAACCATTGTCGAAACCATGGGGCAGATGTTCGAGGCCAGTTGTTGCATTCTGCGCACCTGTGATGATCCAGGATTGAGTCTTGATGCTGCTCCCGTTGCGAGATCGCAATGGTTCGGCTATGCCGGCGCCACGTTACCGGCTCATCTGAAGCAACGTAACGGCGACGGGGATCGGAAAACCAACTTAGACCCCCGCCTGGCCCAAACCCTCTGGGAAACGGACCAGATTGTGGTGATGAACGATGTCACCCAGGATGAGCGCCTTCTCAGCCGAGAACGGGTCTATGAGGCCTATGAATATGCTGACATTCGCTCCAGTGTCATTGTGCCTCTGAGCGCCCCCCTATACCGCCCACCAGCCCAACTCGATGGGGTCATGGAGCCGGGGACTGGGGGACCGGGAGAATTTGCCCTGGTGGCGGTACTGGCGTTACATCAATGCAGCCGGGTGCGGGTTTGGCAGGATGATGAGGTGCAATTGGTGGTGATGGTGGCGGAACAGGCGGCCCTGACCCTCGCTCAGTCCAAAACCTTGGAGATGATGCAAACCCTGGCCCAACGAGAGGCCCTTATCAACACGATTACCACCGCCATCCGTTCGAGTCTCAATCCCCAGGATATTTTTGCGGCGATTACGGAACAACTCGGCTATGCTCTAAAGGTTGACGGCTGCGCCCTCTCCCTCTGGACTCAGGAGGATGAGTTTGTTGAATGTGTGGGCTTATATGAGCGGCGACAAGAGGAAGGCCGTGAAGGATTTTTGCCTCAATCCCTAGTTCCCATTGAGGGAAATTTGGTGCTTCAGCATCTCTTGGAGACTCAGGAACCGGTGGTGATTCCCGATATGAGGGCCCAGCCGACCTGGAATCAGAATTATCAACCCTTTCACCATCCGGCTCGGGCCCTGCTGGTGGTGCCTTTGCTCTGCGATGGCCAAATTATCGGCAGTATTTCCTTGCGGCAAAATGATCGTCCTCGGGCCTGGCATGGTCAGGATATTGCCTTGGCTCAGGCGGTGGCGGCTCAGGCGGCGATCGCCGTGCAACAGGCACGACTCTATCAGAAAACTCGCCAACAGGCGGAACGGCTGCTGATTCTCGATCGCCAAAAGACGGAGTTTTTTCAGAATGTCTCCCATGAGTTCCGCACTCCCCTAACTCTCATGATGGGACCCCTGGAGGCGGCGGTGAGTCAAGGGCAGGATTTACCCTTGGAGCGGGCTGAGATTGCTCTACGCAATTGTCGCCGTCTGTTGCGTCTGGTCAATCAATTGCTGGATTTGCAACGATTGGATGAACGACGGATGCAACCGAAGTTCGCCCCCTGTGATGTGGGGGGAGTGGTGGGGCAAATCTTACAAGCCTTCCGCCCCTATTGTGACCGTAAGCAGATTCGCTTAGGGCAGGAGTTGAGCCGAAATGTCCGTGTTTATCTGGATCTGGACTTGTTTGAAAAGGTGCTCTACAACCTTTTGTCCAATGCCATGAAGTTTACCCCGGCTGGGGGTGAGATTCGAGTTCAGGTCAAAGTCCAGGGCGATCGCATCTTGGTGACGGTGCAAGATACGGGAATTGGGATTGGGGGCGATCGCATTCCCCAGTTATTTGATCGCTTCTATCAGGCCGAGGGTGCAGTCGATCGCGCCTATGAGGGGAGTGGCTTGGGGTTGGCTTTGGTGAAGGAGTTGGTGGAACTCCATGGTGGCCGGGTTTGGGTTGAGTCGCAGTTAGGAGTCGGTAGTTGTTTTCGGGTGGAACTGCGCCAAGGAACAGCCCATTTGCCGGAGGCTTGTCTGTTGGAGAGCGGCACCACTCTCGAAGGACATCGCATCAGCGTGGAGTTAGCGGATCTCGAAACGGAGGTGGCTGCCTCTTCAACGCTAACCCCAAATTTGACCGGAACCTCTACAACCCCGAAGGACTCACCGATAGACTCTGAAACGCCACCCCAAACGACCCAGGTGGACTCATTGGGACATAAGGTGACGGTGTTATTTGTTGAGGACAATGGAGATTTACGGGTTTATGTAGCTGGGGTGTTACAGGATGCTGGCTATGGGGTGCTTTTGGCCAGTAATGGGGAGGAGGGGATTCTCATGGCGCGATCGCACCACCCAGATGCGATTGTCACCGATTTAATGATGCCGAAGGTGTCGGGGTTGGATTTGATTGCAGCGATTCGCCAAGACCCCGAGTTACAGGGAACGCCAATTGTGTTGTTGACCGCCAAGGCCAATGAGGAAACCCGTCTCGAAAGTGTCGAACAAGGGGCAGATGCTTACTTGTCTAAACCCTTTAATGACCGGGAGTTACTGGCTCAGGTGCGGAATTTATTGGCGCTGAAGGCACAGGAGCGACAGATTAAGGATCTCAATCGCTATTTAACCCAGTCGGTGTTGACACGCTTTTTGCCCCCGGCGTTGGTGGAGAAGGCGCGATTGGGGGAATTACAACTAAATCTGGCCCCAGAACCTCGGTTAGTGACGATTGTGTTTACCGACATTGTTGGCTTTACTCAGATGGCAAATCAGTTGAGATCGCGCCGGGTGGCCCAAATCTTAAATCAGTATTTATCCTCGATGAGTCAGGTGATTTTTCAGGCGGGGGGAACGGTCGATAAGTTTGTTGGCGATGCGGTGATGGCAATTTTTGGCGCTCCGGAGGAGATGAAACCGGAGGTTCAGGTACAGCAAGCGATTCTAGCGGCTCGCCAGATGTATGAGCGCCTGGATGCTCTGAATGCTCAATGGATGGAGGAAGGACTCACCCCGGTCCAATTCCGTTGTGGGATTCACCAAGGAACGGCGGTGGTGGGGATGTTTGGCAGCGAGGAGAGATCGGACTATACGGCCATTGGCCCCAGTGTGAATATTGCGGCGCGGCTTCAGGAAGTGGCCCAACCGGGACGCATTCTGGTTTCGGCGGCGGTGGCGGACTATTTGCAAGAGTCGGAGATTACCAAGTTTCGCCCCCTCCATCTCAAGGGGATTGATGAAACGGTGCTTGCGTTCTCCCTCAACCCCCTGGATAATGAGTGA
- the cobJ gene encoding precorrin-3B C(17)-methyltransferase codes for MTVAIVVLNQTSVSLARQVAQGCADGVVYGLDRRTTGVDVSFSEFGPTLRSLFEQGTPIIGICAAGILIRTLAPVLGNKGEDPPVLAIAEDGSAVVPLLGGLQGVNDLARQIAQVLQVSAAITASGEIRFRTTLLSPPPGYRLLNDPDQAKGFIAEVLAGATVRFETHPSPSQEGSLPEWLEQSRLPWSQEGEHRLVVSTQIGSDVCPGDRCLVYEVLPQRGHLAIVGTGPGSAEWMSPQVRRRLQEATDWVGYTTYLNLVESLRSPRIQRHESDNRVEGDRARQALDLAATGRRVVLVSSGDPGIFAMAAAVFEVLETGKTPDWQEVEIEVCPGISAMQAAAAQVGAPLGHDFVVMSLSDILKPWSMIESRLQAAAQGDFAIALYNPVSKQRTWQLQRAREILLQWRSPATPVILGRNLGRTGQQMTVKPLEELTSEDADMRTVILIGSSQTRQVQRGENVPWVYTPRRYETATENPQPTP; via the coding sequence ATGACTGTTGCCATTGTTGTTTTAAATCAGACCAGTGTGTCTCTGGCGCGTCAGGTGGCCCAGGGTTGTGCTGATGGGGTCGTTTATGGTTTAGACCGCCGTACAACGGGGGTGGATGTCTCGTTTTCGGAGTTTGGGCCGACGCTGCGATCGCTCTTTGAACAGGGAACTCCGATTATTGGCATTTGTGCGGCGGGGATTCTGATTCGCACCTTGGCCCCGGTGTTGGGGAATAAGGGAGAGGATCCGCCGGTATTGGCGATCGCCGAGGATGGTAGCGCAGTGGTTCCCTTACTGGGAGGGTTACAGGGAGTGAATGACCTGGCCCGTCAGATTGCTCAGGTTTTACAGGTCTCTGCGGCGATTACCGCTAGTGGTGAGATTCGTTTCCGTACGACCCTCCTCTCGCCGCCGCCGGGATATCGATTGCTGAATGACCCAGATCAGGCGAAAGGGTTTATTGCGGAGGTCTTGGCGGGGGCAACGGTGAGGTTTGAAACCCACCCCAGCCCCTCCCAGGAGGGGAGTTTGCCGGAGTGGTTGGAACAGAGTCGTTTACCTTGGTCTCAGGAGGGAGAACACCGGCTGGTTGTTTCGACCCAGATCGGTTCTGATGTTTGTCCTGGCGATCGCTGTTTGGTCTATGAAGTCTTGCCACAGCGGGGTCATTTGGCGATCGTGGGAACGGGGCCGGGTAGTGCTGAATGGATGTCGCCTCAAGTGCGGCGCAGGTTGCAGGAGGCGACGGATTGGGTGGGCTATACGACCTATTTAAACCTGGTGGAATCCCTAAGAAGCCCTCGTATTCAGCGTCATGAGTCTGATAATCGCGTTGAGGGCGATCGCGCGCGTCAGGCGTTGGATTTGGCGGCTACCGGGCGACGGGTGGTGTTAGTCTCGTCGGGAGATCCGGGGATTTTTGCCATGGCGGCGGCGGTGTTTGAGGTGTTGGAGACTGGGAAGACCCCAGATTGGCAAGAGGTCGAGATTGAGGTCTGTCCAGGAATTTCTGCGATGCAAGCGGCGGCGGCCCAGGTTGGGGCCCCGTTGGGTCATGATTTTGTGGTGATGTCCCTCTCGGATATTCTTAAACCTTGGTCGATGATTGAGTCGCGGTTGCAGGCGGCGGCCCAGGGGGATTTTGCGATCGCCCTGTATAATCCCGTCTCTAAGCAGCGGACTTGGCAGTTACAGCGGGCGCGGGAGATACTTCTGCAATGGCGATCGCCCGCTACGCCCGTCATTTTGGGGCGAAATTTAGGTAGAACTGGGCAACAAATGACTGTAAAACCTCTGGAGGAGTTAACCTCAGAGGATGCGGATATGCGGACGGTGATTTTAATCGGATCGAGTCAGACGCGGCAAGTGCAACGAGGGGAGAACGTCCCCTGGGTATATACCCCTCGACGGTATGAGACGGCAACAGAGAACCCGCAACCTACCCCTTAA